The Candidatus Tumulicola sp. genome has a window encoding:
- a CDS encoding ABC transporter substrate-binding protein, whose translation MRSFVRTFSALAALCASASIACPPAFAAPNTATIGAIFDISGSAGAYGASQTEGLKLGETYVNKHGRVFLNFDIQDSASQKTQVVNLFQKYTTNGAAAIIGPTLSSEAFAADPIAVTAGVPVLGVSNTANGVTAMGPCVYRDSLTEAAVVPHVLAEVAKRYKVKKAAIIYGNDDAFTKTDYEVAKKAFDDLHITIVDTETFAKGDVDFSAQLTKIKAAGPNVIFVGALAEEAAHIISDAHKLQISAKIVGGNGANSPKVFGLSGGASEGTIVGAAWAIGAANPGNLDFVRDYRVKYLKDPDQFAAQAFAGAQIMEAALSGAASASPKDVCVALSRLKHVNTILGDFSFDPNRDAVGNGVILVVHNGRFVGF comes from the coding sequence ATGCGCAGCTTCGTACGAACGTTTTCGGCTCTCGCCGCGCTGTGCGCGAGCGCCTCGATCGCATGCCCGCCTGCATTCGCGGCGCCCAACACCGCGACGATCGGCGCCATCTTCGACATCTCAGGTTCGGCCGGGGCCTACGGGGCTTCCCAGACCGAAGGACTCAAGCTCGGCGAGACCTATGTCAACAAACACGGTCGCGTCTTTCTTAATTTTGACATCCAAGACTCGGCTTCGCAAAAGACGCAAGTGGTGAATCTTTTCCAGAAATACACCACCAACGGCGCCGCCGCGATCATAGGTCCCACGCTGTCGAGCGAGGCGTTCGCCGCGGATCCGATCGCCGTCACCGCGGGCGTGCCGGTGCTCGGCGTCTCCAACACGGCGAACGGCGTCACCGCCATGGGGCCCTGCGTGTATCGCGACTCGCTCACCGAAGCGGCGGTCGTGCCGCACGTGCTGGCTGAAGTGGCCAAGCGCTATAAGGTCAAGAAAGCCGCCATCATCTACGGCAACGACGACGCGTTCACGAAGACCGACTACGAAGTCGCCAAAAAAGCGTTCGACGACCTGCACATAACGATCGTGGACACGGAGACGTTCGCCAAGGGCGACGTCGATTTTTCCGCGCAGTTGACGAAGATCAAAGCGGCCGGACCCAACGTGATCTTCGTCGGCGCGCTGGCTGAAGAGGCGGCGCACATCATCTCGGATGCGCACAAGCTCCAGATCAGCGCGAAGATCGTCGGCGGCAACGGCGCGAATTCTCCCAAGGTGTTCGGCTTGTCCGGCGGCGCTTCAGAGGGGACGATCGTCGGCGCGGCGTGGGCGATCGGCGCGGCCAATCCCGGCAATCTCGATTTCGTCCGCGACTATCGCGTCAAGTACCTCAAGGATCCCGATCAGTTCGCAGCGCAGGCCTTTGCGGGCGCGCAGATCATGGAAGCGGCGCTCTCAGGCGCAGCGTCCGCGTCGCCTAAAGATGTGTGCGTGGCGCTGAGCCGCCTCAAGCACGTGAACACGATCCTCGGAGATTTCTCGTTCGATCCGAATCGGGATGCCGTCGGCAACGGCGTCATCCTGGTGGTGCATAACGGCCGCTTCGTCGGCTTCTAG
- a CDS encoding AMP-binding protein produces MQDIERLTIGQLLDRQVERFGDRECLVYTDRELRLTYRQFRDRVELLARGLMALGIRKGEHVSIWASNVPEWLYLQYATAKIGAVLVTVNTAYRERELEYLLRQSDTTTLFLIGGFKGVDYVKTLREVLPELDNAPVGHASFAKLPRLKRIVFIGDQRRPGMLLFEDVMDLAVQMHPVELRGREDSLEPGDVINMQYTSGTTGFPKGVMLTHRNIVLNAYHVSGCQNFTEKDRLCFPVPLFHCFGCVMASLGCMTRGACMVPIEAFEPRAVLHAIHKERCTAVYGVPTMFIAELEHPDFASFDLSSLRTGIMAGAPCPIEVMRAVTEKMGARELTIAYGLTETSPVLTQTRPEDSIERRVTTVGRALPGVTIKIADPETGQALPADTPGELCSRGHGTMKGYYKDPEATAKAIDEERWQHSGDLATKDEAGYVKIVGRIKDMIIRGGENVYPREVEEYLYGHPKISDVQVIGVPSKRYGEEVCAVVKVKPDETLTAEEVIGYCQGHIQRQKVPAFVMFVDSYPMTASGKVQKYKLREMAIEQFGRQADAIIPTA; encoded by the coding sequence ATGCAGGACATCGAGAGGCTCACCATCGGGCAGCTGCTCGACCGTCAGGTCGAGCGCTTCGGCGATCGCGAATGTCTCGTGTACACGGACCGCGAGCTTCGTCTCACCTACCGGCAGTTCCGCGATCGCGTCGAACTGCTCGCACGCGGCTTGATGGCGCTTGGCATCCGCAAGGGCGAACACGTCTCGATCTGGGCGTCGAACGTGCCCGAGTGGCTCTACCTGCAATACGCGACCGCCAAGATCGGCGCGGTCCTCGTGACGGTGAACACCGCGTACCGCGAACGCGAGCTGGAGTATTTGCTGCGTCAGAGCGACACGACGACGTTATTCCTCATCGGCGGCTTCAAGGGCGTGGACTACGTCAAGACGCTGCGCGAGGTGTTGCCGGAATTGGACAACGCGCCGGTCGGGCATGCGTCCTTCGCGAAGCTGCCGCGTCTCAAGCGCATCGTGTTCATCGGCGATCAGCGCCGCCCCGGCATGCTGCTCTTCGAGGACGTCATGGATCTTGCGGTGCAGATGCACCCGGTCGAGCTGCGCGGCCGCGAGGATTCGCTCGAGCCGGGCGACGTCATCAACATGCAGTACACCAGCGGCACGACCGGCTTTCCCAAGGGCGTGATGCTCACACACCGCAACATCGTGCTCAACGCCTACCACGTCAGCGGCTGCCAGAACTTCACCGAAAAAGACCGGCTGTGCTTTCCGGTGCCGTTGTTCCATTGCTTCGGCTGCGTCATGGCGAGTCTGGGCTGCATGACGCGCGGCGCATGCATGGTGCCGATCGAGGCCTTCGAGCCGCGCGCCGTCCTGCACGCCATCCACAAAGAACGCTGCACCGCCGTGTATGGAGTGCCGACGATGTTCATCGCCGAACTCGAGCATCCGGACTTCGCGTCGTTCGATCTGAGCAGCCTGCGCACGGGCATCATGGCCGGGGCGCCCTGCCCGATCGAAGTGATGCGAGCGGTGACCGAAAAAATGGGCGCTCGCGAGCTGACCATCGCTTACGGCTTGACCGAGACCTCGCCGGTGCTCACGCAAACTCGGCCCGAGGATTCGATCGAGCGGCGCGTCACCACGGTGGGTCGGGCGCTGCCCGGCGTCACCATTAAGATCGCCGATCCGGAAACCGGCCAAGCGCTGCCGGCCGACACGCCGGGCGAGTTGTGCTCGCGCGGCCATGGCACGATGAAGGGCTACTACAAGGATCCCGAGGCGACGGCCAAGGCGATCGACGAGGAGCGCTGGCAGCATTCGGGCGACCTCGCCACCAAAGATGAGGCCGGCTACGTCAAGATCGTCGGCCGGATCAAGGACATGATCATCCGCGGCGGCGAGAATGTCTACCCGCGCGAGGTCGAAGAGTATCTGTACGGCCATCCGAAGATCTCGGACGTGCAGGTCATCGGGGTCCCGAGCAAGCGCTACGGCGAGGAAGTCTGCGCCGTCGTCAAGGTGAAGCCGGACGAGACGCTGACGGCCGAGGAGGTCATCGGCTATTGCCAGGGCCACATCCAGCGCCAGAAGGTCCCAGCGTTCGTCATGTTCGTGGACTCCTATCCGATGACGGCGAGCGGCAAAGTCCAAAAATATAAGCTGCGCGAGATGGCGATCGAGCAGTTCGGGCGCCAAGCCGACGCGATCATCCCAACCGCCTAA
- a CDS encoding benzoate-CoA ligase family protein, which yields MADVTDVPDVFNAATYFVDRNVEEGRGGKVAIEFGDQRLTYDAVRRSVNACANALREIGLGLEQRATILLPDCPEFVYAFFGAMKIGAVGIPTNTLLRPHDYRYMLEDSRSRVLIVSTSLWPSVEPILGELHHLSTIAVVDDAGTGMPKTGEVACVDLRAALSAAAPAIETYATSKDDAAFWLYSSGTTGFPKGTIHLHHDMVFCCEHFGKHVLGITERDRTFSVAKLFFAYGLGNALYFPFGVGATTILYPGRFAPDVILELAARTKPTIFFAVPTAYAAMLDLSDGAKRFDLGSVRFGVSAGEALPADIFRRWKEAFGFDIIDGIGSTEAAHMFISNTPSDIRPGSSGKVVDGYAARIVDGEGKPVPAGETGRLQIAGDSVAAGYWNRHEKTKATFLGEWLDTGDTYRIDEDGYYWYAGRSDDMLKVGGQWVSPVEVENTLVAHEAVLEAAVIGVADEAGLTKPVAYVVLRRGHTGSDDLGRELQAYVKERLAPYKYPRNVLFVEELPKTATGKIQRFKLRELAGT from the coding sequence ATGGCGGACGTCACTGACGTTCCCGACGTCTTCAATGCGGCCACCTATTTCGTGGATCGCAACGTTGAGGAAGGCCGAGGCGGCAAGGTGGCCATCGAGTTCGGCGACCAGCGGCTGACGTACGATGCCGTGCGCAGGTCGGTGAACGCCTGCGCCAACGCGCTGCGCGAGATCGGCCTCGGGCTTGAGCAACGGGCGACCATCCTGCTGCCGGACTGCCCCGAATTCGTGTACGCTTTCTTCGGCGCCATGAAGATCGGCGCCGTCGGTATTCCGACCAACACGCTGCTGCGCCCGCACGACTATCGCTACATGTTGGAGGACAGCCGCTCGCGCGTGCTGATCGTGTCGACCTCGCTCTGGCCCTCCGTCGAACCGATCCTGGGCGAACTGCATCACCTGAGCACCATCGCCGTGGTGGACGACGCCGGCACCGGCATGCCCAAGACGGGCGAGGTCGCCTGCGTAGACCTGCGCGCCGCGCTGAGCGCGGCAGCGCCCGCAATCGAAACGTACGCGACCAGCAAAGATGACGCCGCGTTCTGGCTGTACAGCTCGGGCACCACAGGCTTTCCGAAGGGCACGATCCACCTGCATCACGATATGGTGTTCTGCTGCGAGCACTTCGGCAAGCACGTGCTCGGGATCACCGAACGCGATCGGACCTTTTCCGTGGCGAAGCTCTTCTTCGCCTACGGGCTTGGCAACGCGCTGTATTTCCCGTTCGGGGTCGGCGCCACCACGATTCTGTACCCGGGGCGCTTCGCGCCTGACGTCATCTTAGAACTGGCGGCGCGGACCAAACCGACGATCTTCTTCGCCGTGCCCACGGCATACGCGGCGATGCTCGACTTGTCGGACGGCGCAAAACGCTTCGATCTCGGCTCGGTCCGCTTCGGCGTCTCCGCCGGAGAAGCGCTGCCGGCTGATATCTTCCGCCGCTGGAAAGAGGCGTTCGGCTTCGACATCATCGATGGGATCGGCTCGACCGAAGCCGCCCACATGTTCATCAGCAACACGCCCAGCGACATCCGGCCGGGCTCGTCAGGCAAAGTCGTGGACGGCTATGCGGCGCGCATCGTGGACGGCGAAGGCAAGCCCGTGCCCGCCGGCGAGACCGGGCGACTGCAGATCGCGGGCGACAGCGTCGCCGCGGGTTATTGGAATCGTCACGAAAAGACCAAAGCGACGTTCTTGGGCGAGTGGCTGGACACCGGCGATACCTATCGCATCGACGAGGACGGTTACTATTGGTACGCGGGGCGCAGCGACGATATGCTGAAGGTAGGCGGTCAGTGGGTCTCGCCGGTCGAAGTCGAAAACACGTTGGTGGCGCACGAGGCCGTCTTGGAAGCCGCCGTGATCGGCGTCGCGGACGAAGCCGGGCTGACGAAACCGGTGGCGTACGTCGTGTTGCGACGCGGGCATACCGGATCTGATGATCTCGGCCGCGAGCTGCAAGCGTATGTGAAAGAGCGGCTCGCGCCGTACAAGTATCCGCGCAACGTCCTCTTCGTCGAAGAATTACCCAAGACGGCGACCGGGAAGATCCAGCGCTTCAAACTCCGCGAGCTGGCGGGGACTTAG
- the bioA gene encoding adenosylmethionine--8-amino-7-oxononanoate transaminase translates to MAMQAGIAAALDADRRHVWHPFTQMSAYHGHERLIERARGNYLFDSDGRAVFDAASSIWVTVHGHCHPAIADAIAAQARLLDHATLLGQSNPPSALLAARLAALLPASLSKTFYASDGASAVEAALKIAVQYWHNRGETRALFVAHERGYHGDTTGAMSVSGVADFLRPFAGLRFPSVQLAWSPAYLDELEHTLLARGHEVAAVAIEPLVQMAGGVKLMPPASLTRAAELCRAHGVLLIVDEIATGFGRTGSMFAFEQAQIVPDIVCLGKSLTGGTLALSATVVSDDVFDAFLGEPRAARHFFHGHSYAGNPIACAAAIANLDLFTTERSLDHVRAALPQWHESLDALRRHPRVADVRRLGFIAGVELRDGLDAASAAPTRAWALCDALWERGFFVRPVGPTLLLVPPLSSTGEELGGLVSAVSEALDG, encoded by the coding sequence ATGGCAATGCAGGCTGGGATCGCGGCGGCGCTTGATGCTGACCGCCGTCACGTGTGGCATCCGTTCACGCAGATGTCCGCGTATCATGGCCACGAGCGGCTCATCGAGCGCGCCCGCGGCAACTATCTTTTTGACTCCGACGGGCGCGCCGTTTTCGACGCTGCCTCTTCCATCTGGGTCACGGTCCACGGGCATTGTCACCCTGCGATCGCGGACGCGATCGCGGCGCAAGCGCGCCTGCTCGACCACGCCACGCTATTAGGTCAATCCAATCCGCCTTCGGCGCTGCTGGCCGCGCGGCTCGCAGCTCTGTTGCCGGCGAGCTTGAGCAAGACATTCTATGCGAGCGACGGCGCCTCGGCGGTCGAGGCGGCGCTCAAGATCGCGGTTCAGTATTGGCACAACCGGGGCGAAACGCGGGCGCTGTTCGTGGCGCACGAGCGCGGCTATCACGGCGACACGACCGGCGCGATGAGCGTTTCCGGAGTCGCCGATTTCCTGCGCCCTTTCGCGGGGCTCCGCTTCCCCAGCGTGCAACTGGCGTGGTCGCCTGCGTACCTCGATGAACTGGAGCACACGTTGCTTGCGCGCGGCCATGAGGTGGCGGCGGTCGCCATCGAACCACTCGTGCAAATGGCCGGCGGCGTGAAGCTGATGCCGCCCGCCTCGCTGACGCGCGCAGCGGAGTTGTGCCGTGCACACGGCGTATTGCTGATCGTCGACGAGATCGCCACGGGATTCGGCCGCACGGGCAGCATGTTCGCGTTCGAGCAGGCGCAGATCGTGCCGGACATCGTGTGTCTCGGCAAAAGCCTGACGGGCGGCACGCTGGCGCTCTCCGCCACGGTCGTCTCCGATGACGTCTTCGATGCCTTTTTGGGCGAGCCGCGCGCCGCGCGCCACTTCTTCCACGGCCACTCCTACGCCGGCAACCCGATCGCATGTGCGGCAGCGATTGCGAATCTCGATCTCTTTACGACCGAGCGCAGCCTGGATCACGTGCGAGCCGCTCTCCCGCAGTGGCACGAATCGCTTGACGCCTTGCGCCGGCATCCCCGCGTGGCGGACGTTCGCCGTCTCGGCTTTATCGCGGGCGTCGAACTGCGCGACGGCCTCGACGCCGCGAGCGCCGCGCCGACGCGAGCGTGGGCCTTGTGCGATGCGTTATGGGAACGGGGATTTTTCGTGCGGCCTGTCGGCCCGACATTGCTGCTCGTTCCGCCGCTCTCTTCAACCGGTGAGGAACTGGGCGGGCTGGTGTCCGCCGTCTCCGAGGCGCTTGATGGATGA
- a CDS encoding prepilin-type N-terminal cleavage/methylation domain-containing protein, translating into MRGFTLVEALVTTVIIGIVLTLSVAEFSQVARHYSKTTGDLQAEVEARNAMASVTKELRQAMSNPNVVATPPPVLQPTPGPSPTSMVQFTEAENITGADYTTMKFDTITIAPKGTPPPGHTYPNLVLTRDNGVTATDSVIGQDIKFFSVTGVYKSVYDVQITTAPPMRPDMPVKDFTLNTRVFISYYKTNS; encoded by the coding sequence ATGAGAGGCTTCACGCTCGTCGAGGCGCTCGTCACAACGGTGATCATCGGCATCGTACTGACGCTTTCGGTCGCCGAGTTCAGCCAAGTCGCCCGCCACTATTCGAAGACGACCGGCGACCTGCAAGCAGAAGTCGAAGCGCGCAACGCCATGGCCAGCGTCACCAAAGAGCTGCGTCAGGCGATGAGCAACCCCAACGTCGTGGCGACGCCTCCACCGGTGCTGCAACCGACGCCGGGCCCTTCGCCCACCTCGATGGTGCAATTCACGGAAGCCGAGAATATCACCGGCGCCGACTATACCACGATGAAGTTCGACACGATCACGATCGCCCCCAAAGGAACGCCGCCGCCTGGGCATACCTACCCGAACCTGGTTTTGACACGCGACAACGGGGTGACCGCGACGGACAGCGTGATCGGTCAGGACATCAAATTCTTTTCGGTGACGGGCGTCTACAAGTCCGTGTACGACGTGCAGATCACCACGGCGCCGCCGATGCGGCCGGACATGCCCGTGAAAGACTTCACGTTGAACACGCGCGTGTTCATCAGCTACTATAAGACCAACTCGTGA
- a CDS encoding glutamate-1-semialdehyde 2,1-aminomutase: MSVIRESPQSGAERQMVRALEVLAGGVNSPVRAGTPMGGPSPLIASARGSKLRDTAGREYIDYLCAYGAALLGHAAERIARAVTGALARGAVFGVTHAEEIRLAQRIRERFPSMERVRLVTTGTEACMSAIRTARAFTRRERFIRFAGNYHGHSDEMIFSAGASSRSAPSLECGVPASAIANALVLPYNDADAVAAAIRECGSEIAAIVLEPIVANMGLVLPAPGYLERLRELCDRNGSVLIFDEVITGFRVDAGGAQARVRVRPDLTCIGKTLGGGLPIAAFGGRADIMGVLAPGGGVFVGGTHAGNPVSVAAAHAFLDELEADPGMHERLNGLARRLAEGARAALKEAALDYPVVQVASIVDFMFRTGPPHRDYAKAREADERAYAAYYWRMMERGVFLAPSQMEVMFLTAAHTEEDIDRTIAALRGSLLD, from the coding sequence GTGTCAGTCATTAGAGAATCTCCACAATCCGGCGCTGAAAGGCAGATGGTCCGGGCGCTCGAGGTTTTGGCGGGCGGCGTCAACTCGCCTGTGCGCGCGGGCACGCCCATGGGCGGCCCTTCGCCGCTGATCGCATCGGCACGGGGCAGCAAGCTGCGCGACACCGCCGGCCGCGAATACATCGACTATCTGTGCGCCTACGGGGCGGCGCTGCTCGGACACGCGGCCGAGCGGATCGCGCGTGCGGTCACGGGCGCGCTCGCGCGGGGCGCGGTTTTCGGCGTGACGCACGCGGAAGAGATACGCCTCGCGCAGCGCATCCGCGAGCGCTTCCCCTCGATGGAGCGCGTTCGACTCGTGACGACCGGCACCGAGGCGTGCATGAGCGCGATCCGCACGGCGCGCGCGTTCACGCGCCGCGAGCGCTTCATCCGCTTTGCCGGAAATTATCACGGACATTCCGACGAGATGATTTTCTCGGCGGGTGCGTCCTCACGATCGGCGCCGTCGCTCGAATGCGGCGTGCCGGCGTCTGCTATCGCCAACGCCCTGGTGCTGCCTTACAACGATGCCGATGCCGTCGCCGCGGCGATCCGGGAATGCGGCAGCGAGATCGCGGCGATCGTGCTGGAACCGATCGTCGCCAACATGGGACTGGTGTTGCCCGCGCCCGGCTATCTAGAGCGCCTGCGCGAACTTTGCGATCGCAACGGCAGCGTGCTGATCTTCGACGAGGTGATCACGGGCTTTCGCGTGGACGCCGGCGGCGCGCAAGCGCGCGTGCGCGTGCGACCCGACCTCACGTGCATCGGCAAAACGCTCGGCGGCGGTCTGCCGATCGCCGCGTTCGGCGGGCGAGCGGACATCATGGGCGTGCTCGCGCCCGGCGGCGGCGTGTTCGTCGGCGGCACGCACGCCGGCAATCCGGTCAGCGTGGCGGCCGCCCACGCTTTCCTGGACGAGTTGGAGGCGGACCCCGGCATGCACGAGCGCCTGAACGGGTTAGCTCGCCGGCTCGCCGAGGGAGCGCGAGCAGCGTTGAAGGAGGCCGCTCTCGACTATCCGGTGGTACAAGTCGCGTCGATCGTGGACTTCATGTTCCGAACCGGCCCGCCGCATCGGGACTACGCAAAAGCGCGTGAGGCGGACGAGCGCGCGTACGCGGCCTACTATTGGAGGATGATGGAGCGCGGCGTGTTCTTAGCGCCTTCGCAGATGGAGGTCATGTTCCTCACCGCCGCCCACACGGAAGAGGACATCGACCGCACGATCGCCGCTCTGAGAGGATCTTTGCTGGATTAG
- a CDS encoding branched-chain amino acid ABC transporter permease: MLIQQLVNGLFLGSVYALFALGYTLIFGVLDILNLAHAAIFMLGAFAALVLVGLHAPLWLAIAGGAVVGGLLGVILDRVAFWPLRRRQAGPLAPLISSIAVGMIYVSAANGLFGPDMRRFPADVVQTRSFAIGPATVTDLQLIIVAVCIALMLGLQFLLKRTRLGAAIRAVAENPRAAQLLGIDLEGVIAQTFFIASALGAVAGILFGLNFNAVSPQMGESVELKGLAIIILGGMGSIPGSVLGGYLIGLSEVFSVALLSSGYRDAIVFAILFVVLVVRPGGLLGRRTLRAA, translated from the coding sequence ATGCTGATACAGCAGCTCGTCAACGGCCTGTTTCTCGGCAGCGTCTATGCCCTGTTCGCGCTGGGCTACACGCTGATCTTCGGCGTGCTCGACATCCTCAATCTGGCGCACGCCGCGATCTTCATGCTCGGCGCGTTCGCCGCACTGGTGCTGGTCGGCTTGCACGCGCCGCTGTGGCTGGCGATCGCCGGCGGCGCGGTCGTGGGCGGATTGCTGGGAGTGATACTCGATAGGGTCGCTTTTTGGCCGCTGCGGCGGCGCCAAGCCGGGCCGCTTGCGCCGCTGATCTCGAGCATCGCCGTCGGCATGATTTATGTCAGCGCCGCCAATGGGCTGTTCGGACCAGACATGCGGCGCTTTCCGGCAGATGTCGTGCAAACGCGTTCGTTCGCCATCGGTCCAGCCACGGTGACCGACTTGCAGCTCATCATCGTCGCGGTGTGCATCGCGCTGATGCTCGGCCTTCAGTTCCTCCTGAAGCGAACGCGCCTCGGCGCCGCCATCCGCGCCGTAGCCGAGAATCCCCGCGCCGCGCAGCTGCTCGGCATCGATCTTGAAGGGGTGATCGCGCAAACGTTTTTCATCGCTTCGGCGCTCGGCGCGGTCGCGGGCATCTTGTTCGGGCTCAACTTCAACGCGGTCAGTCCGCAGATGGGCGAGTCGGTCGAACTCAAAGGCCTTGCCATCATCATCCTGGGCGGGATGGGCTCCATCCCCGGCTCGGTGCTCGGCGGCTATCTCATCGGGCTTTCGGAAGTCTTTTCGGTGGCGCTGCTGTCGTCCGGCTACCGCGACGCGATCGTGTTCGCCATCCTCTTCGTGGTTCTCGTCGTGCGGCCCGGCGGCTTGCTGGGGCGCCGCACGCTGCGCGCAGCCTGA
- a CDS encoding branched-chain amino acid ABC transporter permease yields the protein MMHELGAFYAAHSNLINQVGINALLALSIWVTLSCGQLSLGNMGFMAIAAYSSVLLVKDAHWPFAAAVLVGSVAAALAGLILGWPVLRLRGVFLAIATIGFGEIVRIFAVNLDITGGAEGINGVPPLTTPFIVYCSLGVTLFLLWRLRCSRAGRAYAAIAQDEVAAEGLGIDTTAYKLSAFTLGAFVAGYGGALAAFASYFIGPSDFGFGKAVDMLTYAVAGGIDALGGPVLGAALLTVLPEVLRFLQNYRDIANGLVLLLVIVFLPSGLWSAFSLLHKRAA from the coding sequence ATGATGCATGAACTCGGCGCCTTCTACGCCGCGCACTCCAATCTCATCAACCAAGTCGGCATCAACGCGCTGCTCGCGCTGTCGATCTGGGTGACCCTTTCGTGCGGGCAGCTCTCGCTCGGCAACATGGGCTTCATGGCGATCGCCGCGTATTCGTCGGTACTGCTCGTCAAGGACGCGCATTGGCCGTTCGCCGCAGCCGTGCTGGTCGGGTCCGTCGCCGCGGCGCTCGCCGGACTGATCCTCGGCTGGCCGGTGCTGCGGCTGCGCGGCGTTTTCTTAGCGATCGCCACGATCGGCTTCGGCGAAATCGTGCGCATTTTCGCGGTCAACCTCGACATCACCGGCGGCGCCGAAGGCATCAACGGCGTGCCGCCGCTGACCACGCCGTTCATCGTGTATTGCTCGCTGGGCGTGACGCTGTTCTTGCTGTGGCGCCTGCGCTGCTCGCGCGCGGGGCGAGCATATGCTGCGATCGCGCAAGATGAAGTCGCGGCCGAAGGCCTCGGCATCGACACGACGGCGTACAAGCTCTCCGCCTTCACCCTCGGCGCGTTCGTCGCCGGCTACGGCGGCGCGCTCGCCGCGTTCGCGTCGTATTTCATAGGGCCAAGCGACTTCGGCTTCGGCAAAGCGGTGGACATGTTGACGTACGCGGTGGCAGGCGGTATCGACGCACTGGGCGGGCCGGTGCTCGGGGCTGCGCTGCTGACGGTCCTGCCCGAAGTGCTTCGCTTTTTGCAGAACTACCGCGACATCGCCAACGGTTTGGTGCTGCTCCTCGTCATCGTGTTCTTGCCCTCGGGGTTGTGGTCGGCATTCTCCC
- a CDS encoding class I SAM-dependent methyltransferase, with the protein MTDTHRAFTGSIPENYDRYLRPLLFEPYAVDLAGRLDVRAGMRVLEIACGTGIVTRHLRGELDSASTLMATDLNQAMLDCARERLGSDGIKWQQADATSLPFADGSFDAVVCQFGWMFFPDKPQAAREARRVLARGGRWLFNVWDRIERNELVVVVRDAVAKVLGSPPTFFDTPYGHHDPLRLQRDVESSGFSQILVEPVSLEGSSASALDVARGWTDGSPLRNEFADRGEAVVNEVREAVRTAIRQRYGDGPISARLNAFVCSATA; encoded by the coding sequence ATGACTGACACGCATCGCGCCTTCACCGGCAGCATCCCCGAAAACTACGACCGCTACCTGCGTCCCTTGCTTTTCGAGCCCTACGCCGTCGACCTGGCCGGCCGCCTTGACGTACGTGCGGGCATGCGCGTTTTGGAAATCGCGTGCGGCACCGGAATCGTGACCCGGCATCTGCGCGGAGAACTCGACTCCGCCTCAACGTTGATGGCGACCGATCTTAACCAGGCCATGCTCGATTGTGCGCGAGAGCGCTTGGGTTCCGATGGCATAAAATGGCAGCAGGCGGATGCGACCTCACTTCCGTTTGCAGACGGCTCCTTCGATGCCGTCGTCTGTCAGTTCGGCTGGATGTTCTTCCCCGATAAGCCTCAGGCTGCGCGGGAGGCGCGGCGCGTGCTTGCACGCGGCGGCCGATGGCTTTTCAACGTATGGGACCGGATCGAGCGGAACGAGCTGGTTGTTGTCGTCCGCGATGCCGTGGCAAAAGTGCTCGGTTCGCCGCCTACCTTCTTCGACACGCCGTATGGGCACCACGATCCGCTCCGGCTACAGCGCGACGTGGAATCCAGCGGCTTTTCGCAGATCTTGGTCGAGCCGGTCTCGCTCGAGGGATCGTCGGCATCCGCCCTGGACGTCGCTCGCGGTTGGACGGACGGCAGCCCGCTGAGAAATGAATTCGCGGATCGGGGAGAGGCGGTCGTGAACGAAGTGCGCGAGGCTGTGCGAACCGCTATCCGACAAAGGTACGGTGACGGGCCGATCTCGGCGCGGCTCAACGCCTTCGTCTGCAGCGCGACCGCTTAG